In the genome of Caulobacter flavus, the window AACTGACTACAACCCTGCTCAGCCTCGTCGAACCCGGTTTCGGACGCCGGGGGCAGTCCGATCTTATCGCACAGGTCGACAGCCTGACGCGCGAAATCGAGCGGGCTTCAGGCAACCACGGCTATGTCTGCGAAAAGGCCGGCAATGTGCGCGAGTGGGTCCGCAAGGCCTGCTCGTCGCGCCCCACTCACTGGACCCGTCAGCAACTCGAAGGCTTCGCTTACGAGGACGCCTATCGCTTACACGGCGCGTGGTCTGCCCCCTCTAGCTCTCAGGAACCCATTTGAGCGCTACACGCACGAAGGCTGATTGGGCGTGAGCCTCCAAAGAAAAAGGGGAGGACGTTTCCGCCCTCCCCTCTTGCCTTACTTCACCACCTGAACCGCGCCCTGGGCCTGGGCCGCCAGGACCTTGTCGCCGGTGGCGGTCAGCTTGCCGGCCTTGTCGTCCCAGCGCAGCTTCACCGTCTTGCCGACGCCCTTCTCGTAGGCGTTGGTGACGCCGTCGTCGTCATAGAGCGAGAACTCGGCGTCGCGGCCCGGATAGACCTTCACCGCGCTGATCGCCTGAGCCTGACTGGTGTTCATGATCGGCGCGCCCATCGGCACGATCGAGCCGGCGCGCACGAACAGCGGGATGACGTCGATCGGCGCCTTCACGCGGATCGTCTGGCCGCCCGCGAACTTCTGGTTGGTCCAGTAGTCGTACCAGTCGGCGCCCGCGGGCAGATAGACGTCGCGCTCGGTCTGGCCCTGCTCGGTGACCGGAGCCACCAGGAAGGCCGGGCCGAACATGTACTGGTCGCCGATGTCAGCCACCTTCGGGTCGTTGGGGAAGTCCATGAACAGGCCGCGCATGAACGGCGCGCCGGTGTCGTAGGTCGTCTTGCCCATCGAGTAGAGGTACGGCATCAGCGCGTAGCGCAGCTTGACGTACTTGGAGAGCACGCCTTCGGCCTCCTTGCCGAACGACCACAGCTCGGTCTCCTTGCGCATGCCGTGCACCCGCAGGGTCGGGGTGAACACGCCGTACTGGAACCAGCGGGTGAACAGCTCGGGATAGTCGTTGTTCTGGCCGACCACGGCGCGGGCGTCCGACGGATCCAGCAGCGGCGCCTTGGTCGCCGTCGTGGTCTGCGGCAGCCACTGCCATCCGCCGATGTCGTTGCCCCAGTAGGCCAGGCCCGAAGCGGTGAAGTTCAGGCCCGACGGCACCTGCCGGCGCAGGGCCTCCCAGGTCGGCTGGATGTCGGACGACCAGAACAGCGAGCCGTTGCGCTGGGCGCCGGTGTAGGCCGCGCGGGCCAGGATCAGGTTGCGCTTGTCGGGGCGGTCGCGGCGCGAACCGTCGGCGGCCAGCTGGGCGTGCAGTAGCGGGAAGGCGTTGCGGATGCGGTCGCCCGAGCCGGCGTGGAAGAAGAAGCCCGACGGCACCAGGTCAGGCTCGGTCTCGTCCAGCCACAGCCAGTCGAAGCCCTGCGAGATGATGTTGTCGCGGATCTTGCCCCAGAACCAGTCGCGGGCCTCGGGGTTGGTGCTGTCGATCAGCGCACCGGTGCGGTCGCTGCGGAACGGCAGGCCGTCGACCGGATCGCCGTTCTCGTCCTTCAGGAACCAGCCCTTGCCCGCCAGATAGTTGAAGTAGCGGCCTTCCTGCTCGAAGCGTGGCCACACGCTGATGATGGTGTGGACGCCGCGGTCGTGCAGCGTCTTGTTCATGCCGGCCGGGTCGGGGAACTGCGCCGGGTCGATGTCGATCTGGCCCATGCGGGTCCAATGGAACCAGTCCAGCACCATGATGTCGAGCGGCAGCTGGCGCTTCTGGTAGCCGTCGGCCACGGCCATGAACTCGGCCTGGCTCTCGTAGCGGGCCTTGGACTGGATGTAGCCGAAGGCGGCCTTGGGCGGCAGCGGCGTCACGCCGGTCAGGGCGCGGTAGCCGGCGTAGATCTCGTCGGTGGTCTTGCCGGTGATGACGAAGAACGACACGCGCTCGCCGACATTGCTCTGCCACAGGGTGCGGCCGTTGACGCCCGGATAGATCTTGGTGGCCGAGGGGTTGTCCCACAGGATGCCATAGCCCTTGCTGGTCACCAGGAACGGCACGCAGACGCTCTCGCCGTGCGGCGCGTCGTAGTCGTGCTTGCAGTCGATGGTGCGGCCGCGCAGGTCGAGCGCGCTTTCCGACTCCTGGTTCTGGCCCAGGCCGTAGAAGTGCTCGTCGGCGGTCGTCGAGAAGCTGGCGCCGGCGCGGAAGGTCTTCTCGCCGCTGACGACGTGCGGGGCCATCTCCCAGCCGGTCATGTCGACCAGCGAGGTCCCGTCGGGCTTGCGCACCTTGATCGAGACCGGCGGCAGGGCCGGGGCGAAATAGCGCTCCTGCAGGCTGGGCGCGCCCGGCCACGGCTGGGCGACGACTTCCAGCGACAGCTCGGCCGAGGTGAAGATGTCGGCGCCGGCCTTCTGGTCGTGGCGCCAGCCCTTGTCGGTGGCCGTCCCGTTGACGCCGTAGCCCGGCGCGGCCTTGGCCAGGTCCTTGTCCTGGCTGATGGTCACGCGGATGACGTTGGGAGCGTAGGTCTCGACCGAGACGTAGGCGCCGTTGCGGTCGACCGTCGTCTGCGGCGCGGCGACCGCCATGCCCGCCCCGGCGCTGAGCGCCAGGCCCGAAACCAGACCCAGGACGCGCGCCCGCGCGCCGTTACCCAGCCAAGCCATGCGATTCCTCCACTAAGTTACCGCTATCATTTCCTGATACCGGCCTAGAGGGGCCTGACAGCGCCGTCAACGCAGAAGGTGGGATTTATGGGATGAATAGCCAAACCCTCTCCCTGAAGGGGGAGGTGTCGGCGAAGCCGACGGAGGGGGGACTTGTGAACCGGCTCCCCCGCCCGTCGTTCGGAAGGGACTTCCCCCTCCGGCCCTGCGGGCCACCTCCCCCTTCAGGGGGAGGATCGTGAAAACGAAAACGGGCCCGGAGGTTTCCCTCCGGGCCCGTCTCGTAAGGTCGTGAAGACCAGATCCGCGTCAGACGACGCGGAACCGGATTACTTCACTTGGACCTTGGCGCCGGCTTCGGTCAGCTTCTTGGCGACTTCGTCGGCCTGCTGCTTCGAAACGTTTTCGACGACGTTCTGCGGAGCGCCTTCGACCAGGTCCTTGGCTTCCTTCAGGCCGAGGTCCGGACGGACGCCGCGGACTTCCTTGATCACGTTGATCTTCTTGTCGCCGCCGTCGACCAGGACGACGGTGAACTCGGTTTGCTCTTCAGCGGCTTCAGCCGGAGCAGCGGCGCCACCGACGGCGGCCACGGCGACCGGAGCGGCGGCCGAGACGCCCCACTTTTCTTCCAGCAGCTTCGAGAGTTCAGCGGCTTCCAGCACCGACAGGGTGGACAGTTCTTCGACCAGCTTTTCGAGCTTCGACATGTGTCAGTTCCTTAGAGAGATTGGGATAGATTTGCGGGGATGACCGTTACGCGGCGTCTTTGGTCGCGTAGGCGTTGAAGACGCGAGCCAGCTGGCCAGCCGGGGCCTGCAGGACGCCAGCGATCTTGGTCGCCGGAGCCTGGATGAGGCCGATGAGCTTGCCACGCAGTTCGTCCAGCGACGGCAGGGTCGCCAGAGCGCGCACGCCGGCTTCGTCGAGCACGTTGGTCTGGTCCAGAACGCCACCGACAATCTTGAGCTTGTCGTTTTCTTTGGCGAACTGCACCGCGATCTTCGCGGCCGAGACGGCGTCCGGGCCGAAGGCGATGGCGACCGGACCGGTGAAGAGCGTGTCGCCCTTTTCACCGAGCTTGCCGTCCAGAGCCTTCAGAGCCAGGGTGTTCTTCACAACCTTGATCGCGGCGCCTTCCTTGCGGAGGCGAAGACGAAGGTCGGTCATTTCCGCAACGGTCAGACCCATGTAGTGGGTCACGACGACAGCGCCGGCATCGGCGAAGACGCTTTTCAGCGACTCGATCGATTCCTGCTTTTGAGCGCGGTCCATTGCGGTCTCCTACTCAGTTGCAGGCGGCCGGACCATTCCGGCAGCCAGATGCTCGTCCCATGCGGAATTGCTCCCGCGCGCGAGTTGCATCAGCCTGTTCCAAGGAAAGTCGGCCGCGCACCTGACTCGGACTGACGTCACGAGAAGGAGGTCTTGGCGTCTCTATCCCTGTCTCCCGACGGCGAGGAAGGGCTCTTCCTCGATTATGGCGCTGGTGACCCCGCGCCCCGCAGTTCTCAAACAGGTTCGCCGCCAAACCGGAGTCCAGCGGAGAGGCGGGCCGTATAGAGGATTTGCCGAAGGAACGCAACCAGGTGTCGGAACGTAGGGCGTCCGAACGTCTTCAAGGCGTGGAAACCGCAAAGGAGCCTCGCCATGCTGGGCCAGTTCGACGCCTCCCCCACCCTGCCGGTCAAGGACCTGGCGCGGGCGAAACGGTTCTATGAGGACGCCCTGGGCCTGGCGCCCGAGGGTGATTCCGAGATGGACGTTCAGGCCTATCGCGCCGGCGGCGTGGTGCTGACCGTCTATCAGTCCGAATATGCCGGAAC includes:
- a CDS encoding TIM-barrel domain-containing protein; the protein is MAWLGNGARARVLGLVSGLALSAGAGMAVAAPQTTVDRNGAYVSVETYAPNVIRVTISQDKDLAKAAPGYGVNGTATDKGWRHDQKAGADIFTSAELSLEVVAQPWPGAPSLQERYFAPALPPVSIKVRKPDGTSLVDMTGWEMAPHVVSGEKTFRAGASFSTTADEHFYGLGQNQESESALDLRGRTIDCKHDYDAPHGESVCVPFLVTSKGYGILWDNPSATKIYPGVNGRTLWQSNVGERVSFFVITGKTTDEIYAGYRALTGVTPLPPKAAFGYIQSKARYESQAEFMAVADGYQKRQLPLDIMVLDWFHWTRMGQIDIDPAQFPDPAGMNKTLHDRGVHTIISVWPRFEQEGRYFNYLAGKGWFLKDENGDPVDGLPFRSDRTGALIDSTNPEARDWFWGKIRDNIISQGFDWLWLDETEPDLVPSGFFFHAGSGDRIRNAFPLLHAQLAADGSRRDRPDKRNLILARAAYTGAQRNGSLFWSSDIQPTWEALRRQVPSGLNFTASGLAYWGNDIGGWQWLPQTTTATKAPLLDPSDARAVVGQNNDYPELFTRWFQYGVFTPTLRVHGMRKETELWSFGKEAEGVLSKYVKLRYALMPYLYSMGKTTYDTGAPFMRGLFMDFPNDPKVADIGDQYMFGPAFLVAPVTEQGQTERDVYLPAGADWYDYWTNQKFAGGQTIRVKAPIDVIPLFVRAGSIVPMGAPIMNTSQAQAISAVKVYPGRDAEFSLYDDDGVTNAYEKGVGKTVKLRWDDKAGKLTATGDKVLAAQAQGAVQVVK
- the rplL gene encoding 50S ribosomal protein L7/L12, producing the protein MSKLEKLVEELSTLSVLEAAELSKLLEEKWGVSAAAPVAVAAVGGAAAPAEAAEEQTEFTVVLVDGGDKKINVIKEVRGVRPDLGLKEAKDLVEGAPQNVVENVSKQQADEVAKKLTEAGAKVQVK
- the rplJ gene encoding 50S ribosomal protein L10 yields the protein MDRAQKQESIESLKSVFADAGAVVVTHYMGLTVAEMTDLRLRLRKEGAAIKVVKNTLALKALDGKLGEKGDTLFTGPVAIAFGPDAVSAAKIAVQFAKENDKLKIVGGVLDQTNVLDEAGVRALATLPSLDELRGKLIGLIQAPATKIAGVLQAPAGQLARVFNAYATKDAA